A region of Diceros bicornis minor isolate mBicDic1 chromosome 31, mDicBic1.mat.cur, whole genome shotgun sequence DNA encodes the following proteins:
- the LOC131395601 gene encoding putative olfactory receptor 5AK3, with product MEQNNGTDVTEFILLGFAGQHKSWHILFIIFLLIYVATLVGNIGMILLIKIDSCLHTPMYFFLQHLAFVDLCYASAISPKMLQNFIGTEKSISFTGCMVQLLVYGTFVTSDCYILAAMAVDRYVAICNPLRYPTVMSQGVCIQLLVGSYFMGFLNASVNTSFTFSLNFCKSNKINHFFCDEPPILALSCSNIGSNIMLLAVFVGFNLTFTMLVVIFSYIYILAAILKMSSASGRKKAFSTCASHLTAVTIFYGTLSCMYLHHGTNKSQEEEKVASVFYGIMIPMLNPLIYSLRNQDVKEALKGLGKKCF from the coding sequence ATGGAACAAAACAATGGTACTGATgtgactgaattcattctcctggGATTTGCTGGCCAACACAAGTCTTGGCATATCCTCTTCATAATATTTCTACTGATCTATGTGGCCACCCTAGTGGGTAATATTGGCATGATCCTACTCATCAAGATTGATTCCTGCCTTCATACCCCTATGTACTTCTTCCTCCAACACTTAGCTTTTGTTGATCTATGTTATGCCTCTGCCATCTCTCCCAAGATGTTGCAGAATTTCATAGGAACAGAAAAATCCATCTCATTCACAGGATGTATGGTGCAATTGCTAGTCTATGGTACTTTTGTAACAAGTGACTGCTACATCCTGGCTGCTATGGCCGTGGACCGTTACGTAGCCATCTGTAACCCACTCCGCTATCCAACAGTCATGTCCCAGGGAGTCTGTATCCAACTCTTAGTTGGTTCATACTTCATGGGTTTCCTAAATGCCTCTGTAAACACCAGTTTTACTTTCTCACTGAACTTTTGCAAATCCAATAAAATTAACCACTTTTTCTGTGATGAACCCCCTATTCTTGCCTTATCATGCTCCAACATTGGCTCCAACATCATGCTCCTAGCTGTGTTTGTGGGATTTAACTTGACATTCACCATGTTGGTCGTCATCTTTTCCTACATATATATCCTGGCTGCCATCCTGAAGATGTCTTCTGCTTCAGGGAGGAAAAAGGCCTTTTCCACATGTGCCTCCCATCTGACAGCAGTCACCATTTTCTACGGGACCCTCTCTTGCATGTATCTGCACCATGGGACCAACAAGTCTCAAGAGGAGGAaaaagtggcttctgtgttttatgGCATTATGATCCCCATGCTAAACCCCCTCATCTACAGCCTGAGAAACCAAGATGTGAAAGAAGCCCTAAAAGGGCTAGGAAAGAAGTGCTTCTAG
- the LOC131395345 gene encoding putative olfactory receptor 5AK3 codes for MEQNNGTEVTEFILLGFAGQHKSWHILFIVFLLIYVATLVGNIGVILLIKIDSCLHTPMYFFLQHLAFVDLCYTSAIAPKMLRNFVGTKQSISFIGCIVQLLVYGAFATSDCYILAAMAVDHCVAICNPLRYPTVMSQRVCIQLFVGSYFMGFLNASVNTSFIFTLNFCKFNKINHFFCDEPPILALSCPNIYFNVMLLTVFVGFNLTFTVLVIIFSYIYILAAILKMSSTAGRKKAFSTCASHLTAVTIFYGTVSCMCLHHGTNKSQEPEKMASVFYGIMIPMLNPLIYSLRNQDVREALKEIGKKHFQFEH; via the coding sequence ATGGAACAAAACAATGGCACTGAAgtgactgaattcattctcctggGATTTGCTGGCCAACACAAGTCTTGGCATATTCTCTTCATAGTATTTCTACTGATCTATGTGGCCACCCTAGTGGGTAATATTGGCGTGATCCTACTAATCAAGATTGATTCTTGCCTTCACACTCCTATGTACTTCTTCCTCCAACACCTGGCATTTGTTGATCTCTGCTACACCTCTGCTATCGCTCCCAAGATGCTGCGAAACTTTGTAGGGACAAAGCAGTCAATCTCATTCATAGGATGTATAGTGCAATTACTAGTCTATGGTGCTTTTGCAACTAGTGACTGCTATATTCTCGCTGCTATGGCAGTAGATCATTGTGTGGCCATCTGTAATCCACTCCGCTATCCAACAGTCATGTCCCAGAGAGTCTGCATTCAACTCTTTGTTGGTTCATACTTCATGGGTTTCCTAAATGCCTCTGTAAACACAAGTTTTATTTTCACATTGAACTTTTgcaaattcaataaaattaaccACTTTTTCTGTGATGAACCCCCAATTCTTGCCCTCTCATGCCCCAATATTTACTTCAACGTCATGTTACTAACAGTCTTTGTGGGGTTTAACTTGACATTCACTGTGTTGGTTATCATCTTTTCCTACATATATATCCTGGCTGCCATCTTGAAGATGTCTTCTACTGCAGGGAGGAAAAAGGCCTTCTCCACATGTGCCTCCCACCTGACAGCAGTCACCATTTTCTACGGGACTGTCTCTTGCATGTGTCTGCACCATGGGACCAACAAGTCTCAAGAGCCAGAAAAAATGGCTTCTGTGTTTTATGGCATTATGATCCCCATGTTAAACCCCCTGATCTACAGCCTGAGAAACCAGGATGTGAGGGAAGCCCTAAAAGAGATTGGAAAGAAGCACTTCCAGTTTGAACATTGA